The following are encoded together in the Lactuca sativa cultivar Salinas chromosome 1, Lsat_Salinas_v11, whole genome shotgun sequence genome:
- the LOC111909277 gene encoding uncharacterized protein LOC111909277, producing the protein MASSQEQETQGSSTSVDQPPLWDFVTKLYKLAGAGGCWKFKCNLCSETRQGSYSRVRAHFLGIKGNGISICKKATTADKLNMTQLEDEYEKKKTESQAKEVQLPCEAGVGFKKRKGISTPIERAFGVKIRDQLDQEIARMFYTGGLPFNLARNPHYVRAFHFAANNKIDGYVPPGYNKLRTTLLQKEKDNVHKILEPLRSTWKEKGVTIAVNCFGEVKDRFFIAELMKEVINEIGHENVVQIITDNAANCKAAGEIIESQFPHIYWTPCVVHTLNLALKNICSPRNVETNELTYEQCRWIKEVHEEAFAIKNFIMNHNMRLSIFTKFTPLRLLSVADTHFASIIVMLKRLKLIKRGLQAMVISEEWSSYR; encoded by the exons ATGGCTTCTTCTCAAGAACAAGAAACACAAGGATCATCTACATCAGTTGATCAACCTCCATTGTGGGACTTTGTGACTAAGCTCTATAAACTTGCTGGAGCAGGAGGATGTTGGAAGTTCAAGTGTAATCTTTGCAGTGAAACCCGACAAGGATCATATTCTAGAGTTAGAGCACATTTTCTTGGCATAAAAG GTAATGGAATTTCTATTTGCAAGAAAGCAACAACAGCTGACAAACTTAACATGACACAATTAGAAGATGAGTATGAAAAGAAGAAAACCGAGTCACAAGCAAAAGAAGTCCAGTTGCCATGTGAAGCTGGTGTtggatttaagaaaagaaaaggtaTTTCAACACCTATTGAAAGAGCTTTTGGTGTTAAAATTAGGGACCAACTGGATCAAGAAATAGCTAGAATGTTTTATACTGGAGGTTTACCTTTTAATCTTGCAAGAAATCCACACTATGTCAGGGCTTTTCATTTTGCTGCTAACAACAAAATTGATGGTTATGTACCTCCTGGTTATAATAAGCTAAGAACAACATTActacaaaaagaaaaagataatGTTCACAAGATATTGGAGCCACTTAGGTCTACATGGAAAGAAAAAGGTGTGACTATT GCAGTGAATTGTTTTGGGGAAGTGAAAGATAGATTTTTTATTGCTGAATTGATGAAGGAAGTCATCAATGAAATTGGTCATGAAAATGTTGTGCAAATCATTACCGACAATGCAGCAAATTGTAAGGCGGCTGGAGAGATTATAGAGAGTCAGTTTCCTCACATCTATTGGACACCATGTGTTGTTCATACACTTAATCTTGCTTTGAAGAACATTTGTTCACCAAGGAATGTGGAAACAAATGAACTAACATATGAACAGTGTCGCTGGATAAAAGAAGTTCATGAAGAGGCGTTTGCAATAAAAAATTTCATCATGAACCATAACATGAGACTCTCTATTTTCACCAAGTTTACTCCTCTTAGGTTGCTTTCTGTTGCTGACACTCACTTTGCCTCCATCATTGTGATGCTTAAGAGATTGAAACTTATCAAAAGGGGTCTTCAAGCTATGGTCATAAGCGAAGAATGGTCTTCTTATAGATGA